Below is a genomic region from Aurantimonas sp. HBX-1.
CGAACTTCAGCGCGCGGTGGCCCCATACGAGAGCCCCTGGGGGTAGTCGTCCGGCAAGCTTCGCAATACCTTCTGCCTCTAGCTCGCTAATCTCGCCGGCCGGGCCAATGGTGACGCCCTCCCTCTCTCGGAATGTCAGGCGTTTCATTCCGGTGGCTCGTAGATCTTGCGGATCGCGTCCCGGGTAATGTCGTCTTCCCGAATGATTTCGAACGCCTCACCGTCCCCGATCTCGGCCGGGTCCGCCTTGGGAAAGAGCACAGCGGCACTCTGCGTCCGCGCCCGAACTAATTGCAGCTCCTTCTCCACGGCCTGGTCGGCGAGGACGTATCGGATCTGACGCCAGTCATCATAGAACGCCTCTTGCAGGAAGGGCAGTATCTCCCTGGCAAAGACACGGCGTAGCTCGTCGAACGACTTCACGTGGTAGAAGTAGCTGTGGCCGAGGGTTTGGTCGCGATGCAGCAGGCGGGACAGACGGGCATTCATGGCTTGCAGAAGTTGACGCAGGTCGATCGCGTTACCCTCGCCGTCGTCGATCGATTCAAGCAGTTCTGGCTTCGGCGTGAGTTCCTCGAACCGGAACCGGCGCCGTAAGGCACTGTCGAGCAGAGCAATCGAGCGGTCCGCGGTGTTCATGGTGCCGATCACGTCGACATTCGCGGACACGCCAAAACGCTGACCTGAGTATGGGAGTGTCGTTTCCAAGCCCTTGCAGCTCGCCAAACGGTGTCCCGAGGCGTCAGTGCGGATCCGCTTGTCCACCTCGACCAGCGTGATCAGCTCCCCGAAGACCTTGGCAACGTTTCCGCGATTGATCTCGTCGATGAAGAGGGCAAACCGCTTGTCCGGTGCGCGTCGGGCTCGATCGCAAAGCCGCTTCAGCACCCCCGGCCGCACCTCGTAGGTGACGGTGCCGTTCTCCGTCACAGGGCGAATTCCCTCGACGAAGTCCTCGTACGCGTAGCTCTGATGAAACGTTACGAACTCGAAGCGATCTCCGGCCTCGTCCTGGTATCGCGGCAGATAGTCGTTCTTCAGGCGATACGTTTTGCCGGTACCCGGAGGGCCGTAGAGAATGAGGTTCAGGGGCGGCGCGAGTTTCTTTGGAGACGCGTCTCCAGTTCCGGCGTCGTCTCCCGGCGTAGTAGCGCCCGATACGATAGGTGGCACCGCCTTCCATAGGCGCTCCAGGGTCCGGGCTGCCTTTGCCTTGATCTCGATCCCGGAAGACTGCGGGTTCCATTCCTGGCCGGGTTCGCGGCTCTGCAGCTCTTCCAGAGGGACGATCTCGTCGGTCGTAGCATCGCGGACGGAGTCGAATGCCACGTCAACGAAACGCGTCGTTTCGCCGGTTTCGGCGCGCGCCTGTTCCCAGTGCTCCGCTTCGTAGGGCGCGCGCGTGATCTTTCCGACTGCCACGACGCCTTTCGGAGGACTGCCGGTCCGGATCAGAAAGACACGGTCACCCTCGCGCGGCTTGCTCGAGCTGCAG
It encodes:
- a CDS encoding McrB family protein, encoding MSRFNPNHHVAPIYEAASTWKENCFLADGSALSDGGSLWTNTLLGELDQNFVKNLDAGEGDFLSKLKVQLSEGSPDCRQLMAESLWLTLLFPSNVGAAKKRENVLEIWSWSGEDLNAAHPLLADAVLEGIGSAGTAYNTHRWRELVFLIGAMRDFKTRDVSDRDEIASGPWAFSGWLSGLSDARHRQLIHILPHLLFPDTFERISSEGDKRLILAGFGDTPEKEIRKWSTVEIDRALLELRRRLEDEHGADIDFYQEEFESQWKNQTKNWLLSWNPTRWTWDTLAADRATTISGEKADKRWRCSSSKPREGDRVFLIRTGSPPKGVVAVGKITRAPYEAEHWEQARAETGETTRFVDVAFDSVRDATTDEIVPLEELQSREPGQEWNPQSSGIEIKAKAARTLERLWKAVPPIVSGATTPGDDAGTGDASPKKLAPPLNLILYGPPGTGKTYRLKNDYLPRYQDEAGDRFEFVTFHQSYAYEDFVEGIRPVTENGTVTYEVRPGVLKRLCDRARRAPDKRFALFIDEINRGNVAKVFGELITLVEVDKRIRTDASGHRLASCKGLETTLPYSGQRFGVSANVDVIGTMNTADRSIALLDSALRRRFRFEELTPKPELLESIDDGEGNAIDLRQLLQAMNARLSRLLHRDQTLGHSYFYHVKSFDELRRVFAREILPFLQEAFYDDWRQIRYVLADQAVEKELQLVRARTQSAAVLFPKADPAEIGDGEAFEIIREDDITRDAIRKIYEPPE